One window of Sphingobacteriales bacterium genomic DNA carries:
- a CDS encoding TonB-dependent receptor, which translates to MKHFYKILAIAFCLMYGQLYAQVTLRGTVTDVFGYTLVGVNVVEKGTNRGTTTDFEGNFEITYKNADAIIVFSYIGYVTQEVKPGGNTELNVVLQEEILNLSGIEVVGTRSLNRSSTETPVAIDIIPIAEVINSVGQLDLNQLLQFAAPSFNSNRQSGADGSDHIDPATLRGLGPDQTLVLINGKRRHQSSLVNIFGTRGRGNTGTDLNAIPASAIERIEILRDGASAQYGSDAIAGVINIVLKSNTDEFTGNIFAGVRKAKFRTDKDFDGETLQLSGNYGLGIGKGGFVNLTTDYQRRNKTNRPADPDVYDIYREQFGDAESDNFAAFFNSKVPVSDNLHFYAFGGLNHRFTDAYAWTRDPESIRNVPEIYPDGFNPRIQSNIADRSASVGLRGKVGNWDLDFNNTFGSNRFHYYIDGTLNASLLSKSPTRFDAGGFQLSQNTTGLNFTRFFPEALSGISVAFGSEYRIDNYQIFAGEEGSYRNYGLVDTVVNGYVTQVDILGRPGGSQGFPGFQPADETNENRTNLAAYLDAEFDFTDKFMVGAAVRAERYSDFGNTVNGKIAARYEVSKRFAFRASASTGFRAPSLPQIFFSSTFTDFVSGVAVDKIIAPNNSPITRVLGIPQLKEETSLNASFGFTTKPFNGFTATVDGYFVDIQDRIVLTGAFEDTDPDIGADLQALGVGAAQFFTNAVDTRTLGVDIILTYARRIGSGRLQATFAGNINNMTVEDIKTNDKLTGKEDIYFGNRDKLFLLASAPPSKMNLTLDYKIKRFNANLRFVHFAKVELEDWIGTVDVYDPRVTTDITLGYSITNNFNLTIGGANIFNAYPTTQDTETETGGLWDAVQMGFSGSLYFAKLGFKF; encoded by the coding sequence ATGAAACATTTTTACAAAATTTTGGCAATTGCGTTTTGTTTGATGTATGGCCAACTCTATGCTCAGGTTACGTTAAGAGGAACTGTAACCGATGTATTTGGCTATACCTTAGTAGGTGTTAATGTTGTTGAAAAAGGTACTAACCGGGGTACAACAACAGATTTTGAAGGCAATTTTGAAATTACTTATAAAAATGCGGATGCAATCATTGTGTTTAGCTATATCGGCTATGTTACTCAAGAGGTTAAACCAGGCGGCAACACCGAATTAAATGTAGTTTTACAGGAAGAAATTCTCAATCTTTCAGGAATAGAAGTAGTAGGAACCAGAAGCCTGAACCGATCTTCGACAGAAACCCCTGTCGCAATAGATATAATCCCTATTGCCGAAGTAATTAACTCAGTTGGCCAGTTAGATTTAAACCAATTGCTTCAGTTTGCGGCACCTTCGTTTAATTCTAATCGTCAATCGGGCGCAGACGGAAGCGATCATATAGACCCGGCAACTTTACGAGGACTTGGGCCGGATCAAACCTTGGTTTTAATAAACGGAAAACGCCGTCATCAGTCCTCCCTGGTCAATATTTTTGGAACTCGTGGTCGAGGAAATACCGGCACAGATTTAAATGCTATCCCTGCATCTGCAATAGAACGGATTGAAATATTAAGGGACGGTGCAAGTGCTCAATATGGCTCCGATGCTATTGCAGGAGTTATTAATATTGTTTTAAAATCAAACACAGATGAATTTACAGGAAACATTTTTGCTGGTGTCAGAAAAGCAAAATTCCGCACCGACAAAGATTTTGATGGGGAAACCTTACAACTTAGTGGGAATTATGGGTTAGGAATTGGGAAAGGCGGATTTGTCAACCTGACCACAGATTACCAAAGACGCAATAAAACCAATCGCCCGGCCGATCCGGATGTTTATGATATTTACCGCGAACAATTTGGTGATGCAGAGTCCGATAATTTTGCAGCTTTCTTCAATTCAAAAGTTCCCGTTTCAGACAATCTTCATTTTTATGCATTCGGAGGATTGAATCACCGTTTTACAGATGCTTATGCATGGACAAGAGACCCCGAAAGTATTCGCAATGTTCCTGAAATTTACCCGGATGGTTTTAACCCCCGTATTCAGTCAAATATTGCCGACCGCTCTGCTTCAGTTGGGTTGAGAGGGAAAGTCGGCAACTGGGACTTGGACTTTAACAATACTTTTGGTTCTAATCGCTTTCATTATTATATTGATGGAACACTTAACGCTTCCCTCCTTTCCAAATCTCCCACCAGATTTGATGCAGGTGGTTTCCAACTTAGCCAAAATACGACCGGCTTAAACTTTACCCGTTTTTTCCCGGAGGCTCTTTCCGGTATCAGTGTAGCTTTTGGTTCTGAATATAGAATTGACAATTATCAGATATTTGCAGGTGAAGAAGGATCTTACCGAAATTATGGTTTAGTAGATACGGTAGTTAACGGTTATGTAACTCAAGTAGATATTCTCGGCCGTCCCGGCGGTTCACAGGGGTTTCCTGGATTTCAACCGGCCGATGAAACCAACGAAAACAGAACTAACTTGGCTGCTTATCTTGATGCCGAGTTTGACTTTACGGACAAATTTATGGTGGGTGCTGCTGTAAGAGCAGAACGCTACAGCGATTTTGGAAATACCGTTAACGGAAAAATCGCCGCCCGATATGAAGTTTCCAAACGATTTGCTTTCCGGGCTTCAGCAAGCACAGGTTTTCGCGCTCCTTCATTACCTCAGATTTTCTTTAGTTCTACTTTTACTGATTTTGTCAGCGGAGTTGCTGTTGATAAAATCATTGCCCCTAATAACAGCCCTATTACAAGAGTACTCGGTATTCCGCAATTAAAAGAAGAAACTTCACTAAATGCAAGTTTCGGCTTCACCACTAAACCATTTAATGGGTTTACTGCAACGGTTGACGGATATTTTGTGGATATTCAGGATCGCATCGTACTGACTGGAGCTTTCGAAGACACTGACCCGGATATTGGTGCTGATTTACAAGCATTAGGTGTTGGTGCTGCTCAGTTTTTTACCAATGCAGTTGATACCCGAACATTAGGGGTTGACATCATTTTGACCTATGCCCGTAGAATTGGATCCGGCAGATTGCAAGCCACTTTTGCCGGCAACATTAACAACATGACCGTTGAAGACATTAAAACCAACGATAAATTGACCGGCAAAGAAGACATTTATTTCGGAAATAGAGACAAACTCTTCTTATTGGCTTCTGCTCCTCCAAGTAAAATGAACCTTACTTTAGACTACAAAATCAAACGGTTTAATGCAAACCTGCGTTTTGTCCATTTCGCAAAAGTAGAACTTGAAGACTGGATTGGAACAGTTGATGTATATGACCCAAGAGTTACTACAGATATCACATTAGGCTACTCTATTACCAACAACTTCAATCTTACAATTGGTGGCGCTAATATTTTTAACGCATATCCTACCACACAAGACACAGAAACTGAAACCGGCGGACTCTGGGATGCTGTACAAATGGGCTTTAGCGGGTCTCTTTATTTTGCTAAATTGGGATTTAAATTTTAA
- the hemB gene encoding porphobilinogen synthase, which translates to MNNIRPRRLRQHAILREMVAETRLSENMFVYPYFVCKGKGIKHPVKSMPDVFHFSPDTLVKEVEKGLNSGLNKVLLFGVKEPKTETGNSCYDQTGAVPTAIRRLKAEFSHDIYLITDVCMCAYTSHGHCGILAGSQVLNDQSVSILAQMALTHAQAGADMIAPSDMMDGRIGKIRQTLDNEGFLHTSIMSYAVKYASAYYGPFRDVADSSPQNGDRKGYQMDFRNSRESIREIILDEQEGADILMVKPALAYLDIVFQIKQHTKLPVACYNVSGEYAMVKAAAASGLVDERNIVMENMYAFARAGANIIITYHAKDILTQNWV; encoded by the coding sequence ATGAATAATATTCGACCAAGACGTTTGAGACAACATGCCATTCTCAGAGAAATGGTGGCAGAAACCCGACTTTCCGAAAACATGTTTGTTTACCCGTATTTTGTTTGTAAAGGGAAAGGAATTAAACATCCTGTCAAATCAATGCCGGACGTTTTTCATTTTTCTCCTGATACATTAGTCAAAGAGGTAGAAAAAGGTCTAAATTCAGGACTTAACAAAGTACTTTTGTTTGGTGTTAAAGAACCAAAAACAGAAACAGGAAATAGTTGTTATGATCAAACCGGTGCTGTTCCTACTGCTATCAGAAGGCTAAAGGCAGAGTTTAGTCATGATATTTATCTAATTACCGATGTTTGTATGTGTGCTTATACTTCACACGGTCATTGTGGAATTTTAGCCGGCAGTCAGGTATTAAATGATCAAAGTGTAAGTATATTAGCTCAAATGGCATTAACCCATGCTCAGGCAGGTGCGGATATGATTGCTCCTTCTGATATGATGGACGGGAGAATAGGAAAAATAAGACAAACATTAGACAACGAAGGCTTTTTACACACATCCATTATGTCATATGCAGTAAAATATGCCTCTGCTTATTACGGACCTTTCAGAGATGTGGCTGATTCTTCTCCTCAAAATGGAGACAGGAAAGGTTATCAAATGGATTTTCGCAACTCCCGTGAAAGCATTCGTGAAATTATATTAGACGAACAGGAAGGGGCAGATATTTTGATGGTAAAACCTGCATTGGCTTATCTTGACATCGTTTTTCAGATAAAGCAACATACCAAACTTCCGGTTGCTTGTTATAATGTTTCCGGAGAATATGCAATGGTAAAAGCTGCTGCTGCTTCTGGCTTGGTGGATGAAAGGAATATAGTCATGGAAAACATGTATGCGTTTGCACGCGCCGGTGCTAACATCATCATAACCTATCATGCTAAAGATATTCTAACCCAAAACTGGGTTTAG
- a CDS encoding PaaI family thioesterase, which produces MPTFNVKIFHINQLDRNCSYFCLMFEISNPLVAQKVAKMMSQNYFMHFIGFEITKVVSGMVEGRLLMKDHHRQQNGYAHGGIMTTLCDTVAGFAAFTLIEPNQHVVTTEIKVSYYRPGKSDMLIAKGWVEKKGSRLHFCESEVFAISQNGSKTVFAKATASMLVIEDQ; this is translated from the coding sequence TTGCCAACTTTTAACGTAAAAATATTTCACATTAACCAATTAGACAGGAATTGCAGCTATTTTTGCCTCATGTTTGAAATCAGCAACCCTTTAGTCGCACAAAAAGTCGCTAAAATGATGAGCCAAAATTATTTTATGCACTTTATTGGATTTGAAATTACAAAAGTTGTGTCAGGAATGGTCGAAGGCCGTTTATTAATGAAAGACCATCATCGTCAGCAAAACGGATATGCACATGGAGGAATTATGACAACTTTGTGCGATACTGTTGCCGGTTTTGCAGCTTTTACGCTGATTGAACCCAATCAACATGTTGTTACTACAGAAATAAAAGTTTCGTATTACCGCCCGGGAAAATCGGATATGCTTATTGCCAAAGGATGGGTGGAAAAAAAAGGATCTCGGCTGCATTTTTGCGAAAGCGAAGTTTTTGCAATTTCACAAAACGGATCAAAAACTGTTTTTGCCAAAGCAACTGCCAGTATGCTTGTGATTGAAGACCAATAA